The DNA segment TACTTCGCCGCTGATGAAAAAACAGAAAAGGCAACCCCGAAAAAGCGGGAGGATACACGTAAAAAAGGGCAAGTTCCAAAAAGTCAGGATGTAAATACAGGGTTCCTATTACTTATGGTATTTGGCGGTTTGTATCTGTTTGGCGGTCAAATCCAAGAGGCTATGATGGGAATGTATGAGAAATCCTTTACTGAATATATTTATTGGAATGTTTCAGAAGAGCATGTTTTTACACTTTTTCTTGAGTTAACGATTGAAATGGCTAAGGCTTTAGCACCGATTATGGGGATAGCGATGGTTGCGGGAATTGCCTCGAACCTTTTACAAGTCGGTATTATGTTTACGGGCGAACCATTAAAGTTTGATCTGAAAAAAATGGATCCAATTAAAGGCGCTAAGAAAATATTTTCAGCGCGGGCTTTAGTAGAGTTAGTGAAGTCATTGCTGAAGATTACCATGATTGGTGTTATCACCTATGCCATTATCTGGGTAAACAAAGATCAAATGATGATGACTTCTCAAAAGTCAATCGAGGCTGCATTAGCATTCTTTGCACGCATCACCATTTTGATGGGATTGGCGTCAGGCCTGGCCCTTCTTTTGTTATCCGTGCTTGATTATTTATACCAGCGCTATG comes from the Halobacillus shinanisalinarum genome and includes:
- the flhB gene encoding flagellar biosynthesis protein FlhB; the encoded protein is MPYLKLHLQYFAADEKTEKATPKKREDTRKKGQVPKSQDVNTGFLLLMVFGGLYLFGGQIQEAMMGMYEKSFTEYIYWNVSEEHVFTLFLELTIEMAKALAPIMGIAMVAGIASNLLQVGIMFTGEPLKFDLKKMDPIKGAKKIFSARALVELVKSLLKITMIGVITYAIIWVNKDQMMMTSQKSIEAALAFFARITILMGLASGLALLLLSVLDYLYQRYDHEKNIRMSKKDLKDEHKNMEGDPLIKSKIKEKQRQMSASRMMSEVPGADVVITNPTHYAIAIKYDEAKSDAPFVVAKGVDFVAQKIKEVANANDIIMVENRPLARALYQHSEMDQPIDEQFYKAVAEVLAYVYRLEKKV